In Miscanthus floridulus cultivar M001 chromosome 8, ASM1932011v1, whole genome shotgun sequence, the sequence CGGGTACTACGCGGAAACATCGCCACAAGGGTATGGATCCATTGGGCTACGTCTGGCATGATCGACTAGGTTCGGGCCGAGCGTTGCTTTAGGTTGCCGGCCTAGCAAACCTGAGGCCCTATAGTCTGATCAACATTTTGGCGGCAGCGGGCAGCTCTTGTATATTTTCCACAGACCCGGGCTTGCAAGTAGAGGTGGAGAAGGACAGGCGTGCGGCAACAAAGGTCGACGACGGCGAAGAACACGGGGTGCTCATCAAGAGAATCTAGCTGttatttctcttttcttgtgCGGTGCCCCGTCAGGGGGATGGATGTAAAAGTTCTTTTTACTTTATTAATAAAATCCAACCCTTCTCTCTAAAAAAAAAGCAGAGCAGAGTAGCAGCTAAGATGatataggccatgttcgcttcgctgaaaaaacaagccgaaacattgttccggctgttttgttgtgagagaaaaacattgctccggctgaaaaaacaagctgaaaagtacggattataagagaaacggaCAAGGCCATATATTCTCATGATCCTCTAACAAAAAGATAGCTCTCATGCTCCCATGCATCACACAACCGGAACCGGAGGCTGAATGCTCATGATGTCTTATGAAAAGATACTGTGCACACCTAGCCATGTCCATCACACAGATAATCAGGCACACACAAACACAACTGAGATGCTCCGCCATGCAAATATGTTCATCGCCAATTCCAAACTTGGGCCAAAAGTATACTATGATACAACCAAATGGTATACTGCATACTCTCATCTAAGGCtttgcgcatgtattcatctcaatccacatgtgttgaagtggattggagtggaattaaactaaattttatTCCACTCCAACATATGTAGATTGAGGTGAATACTCATACATCCAAACAAGGACTAATGGGAGGATACATTACAGTGCctcatggctgaaaatatgcaaCAACTTGGGTGCATAGCAAGTACTTGTTTGGATTGTGTTATTTTGACCATACATATATGTATCTCATAGTTAGCGTGGCAAACTGATTGAGGATGCAAATTCTTTCTCTAGACTGTAGCCGCGAGAGGTCTCTTGATCACAAGGCAAACGGGTAGCATTCCCAAGATCGAGCTGTGCATGGGAGTTTCTAGCATGTGATGGGCACAGCAAATGCTCAGCCTCACCATTATTTCCTGGTGAATGGTGTCTTTTTCTTCTAAGCCTCCCTGTCCTTAGGAGCTGCAATTTCATCTCCACTTCTTTCATAGTTGGTCTCTCTACTCCTTTGGTCCTCAAGCATGCTTGTGCGAGTAAGGCGATATCATCAATTTCTCCTTGGTCTGCCTCTTCCACAACCTGTTGATCTATTATTTCCATAAGGACTCCTCCTTGAAGTGCTTCAATGAAGTAATGAGCCAAGCTTTCTTTCACACCGGAATCACTAATAAAAACTGGTTTCTTTCTTGTCAGAAGCTCCACAATAATCACACCAAAACTATATACGTCACTCTTCTCAGTTAGCCGACCAGTATTGTAATATTCTGGATCTAGGTAGCCAAATGTGCCTTGAACAATTGTCACCACATGAGTCTCGTCGATTGAAACAGATCTTGAAGCACCAAAATCAGAAACCTTCGTGGTGAAGGTGGCATCCAAGAGTATATTGGATGACTTCACGTCTCTATGAAAAATTGGAATTGCAGCAGCTGAGTGTAGATAAGCAAGCGCCCCTGATGATTCTACCGCAATCCTAGTGCGATCATCCCATGACAGCAAACATTTACCATCGACATTAGTGTGAAGAAGGTTGTATAATGTGCCACTAGGTATGAACTCATACACGAGCAAGGGCACCTCAGTTTCCAAGCAACAACCAAAAAGTTTCACCACATTCCGGTGGATGATTTGAGACAATATTGCAACCTCATTGATAAACTGATCTATCTCGGTTTGCTCCACAATTTTAGACCTTTTAATGGCTACCACATTTTGATCGGATAGAATACCTTTATAGACAGTTCCATGTCCTCCACGGCCAAGGACACGAGTAGCATCAAAATAGTTGGTGGCTTTCTCTAGTTCCTCTAAGGAGAATATCTTTGTTTTGTTTGGGGTGCTCTCATCAAATACTAGTTGCTCCAACAGCAGACCTTGATTTTTCTTGAAGTATGCTCTTCGGATTCTCTTATGCGTGCCTTGCTTCCATTTTCTAGCTATTAAAATGGCGCAGAACACAAAAATTATGGAGCCAAGACCACATCCAATTCCAATTGTAACACCTGTGTTGCACATCCATTAATGTCATGAATTCCACAACAAGATCATTCTACTTTTTACCAACAAGATTATTGCATTTTTATAAATGAGATGTGGATATGTGGGGTATGACTCACCTAAAATAAGACTGTGTTGCTTAGCTGATGTGACACAGTTCctttttgttggttcaaacaCTTTACCATGAGGACAAGTTGTGCAATAATACCCTCCAAGAGTATTATGACATACTCCATTGCAATCATTTGGCTCTAAACACTCATTAATGTCTGCAAATAAACTGGAATCAAGTGAGCCATCATCAAGTTCTTTAAAATATTGAAGCTTGTAAGGTTCATTTAGTTTTTCAGTATGTCATGAAATTCTCAAGAAGCTCAAGTGTTCCAAAATATTCCTTTTTCACACACGCACACATACACACAAACACACAAAGAGTGAGAGAGAGACCTGTACAACCATCTGGGCTTTTGACATATGGATTCCCATCAAAGCCTTGCGAGCACTCGCAACGGTACCCTAGGTATAGCGTCCCATGGGTGACATTAACGCATTCACTGTGGGGGCTGACACACGCATAAGTTCCATTCCTTTGCAAGGCTGTTGCGCAGGTTAGGTTGGAAACAGCCCACCTCATCTTGATATCAAATTCTTGGGTGAATTCAATAAAACTCCTCACGTATTCGCTTGATATCCTGTAATCAAAGTCGCCATTGGAGGTATGAACTACCACCACCTGGTCATCGCTGCTGCTTGAATCATTAAGCATGCTGGTAACACCCAGGTATCCATCATTCACTGACAATTTGGTCACCATAAATCTTGTGCCATCTCCTCGGTCAAGAACAACTGTCTTATTCGACACGCAACTAAGTTGAAATTTCGGTTGTGCACAACAATGTTCTTCTAACCCAAAAGGGAAAGGGATGGACATGTTTCCACATGACCTCTTGCAATTTCCTTTAGGAATGGGGTCGTAACCTGCTCCAAAAATGAGAGGGGAGAACTATTGAGCATATGTGTaaataaaagaagaaagaagttaTACACCATAGCTCGATGGTTATTGAGCATAAGCAAGAAGAGACATGTTTCAAACATTAAGGCTCTGTTTGGCACAACTTCAAACGGTTCTGGCTCCTTGCTACTGCGTGGAGGAGCCAGAGCTAGTGAAGCTCAAAATAATGGCTTCACTGGCTCCTAATTCATTTCGGGAGCACAGAGAAAAATAACTCCTCATTACGGTTCATAGAGGAGCTAGAGCCAAAGTTGCCCGGAACTCTACCAATTAGGACTTAATATTTTCCAAATTCTCATGTGCAACTATAATAATATGAAGCTCTAGTTGTTTCATTGAACTAATTAATTAGGAGTTGGGCAGTGTCACGAACCTTCGATGCAGCCATCCAAAATGTAGGGATTGCCACTTACACGAGGATTGCAGTAACAGAAGTAGCCGCCCCACTCTCCCGTCTGGCATAAGCTGCCAGGGCTACATGCAAAGGTTTCCTTATTCGCAGATGCGATTTCACAACTTGGTTGGTCCGTTGCGAAAATCTCCAAGCTTGTATGCACACTTTGGTTTATCCAGCTCGAGTAAAGGTCGCTTGTGTTGAATACATAATTACCATCAGTTAAGAAAACCTTTGCAGTGGAGGAAGCAGCATCTGGTTGTGCTCGGACGCCATCCCTACTTGACAGCGTGAACCGAAAGCCTCGGAGGTACTCTGGCAAGGCGATGCTGCAGCAACCGAACCCATTGCAATTATTTTCGGGCTCCATACGGACCATACCCATGGCCATGGTCGCCCTGTTGCCCGGGCAGGAACTCGAGCAAGAACCAATGGTCAGGTTCGTCCCAGTATCGAATAGGACGACGTCGACGTCGCAACCAACAAGGTACATGCGGGTGTCAGAGTCTATGACGAAGCCCTTGGCGGGCGACTCCCAGGACCCCGTGGAGTTGTAAGTACTCGTACCTGGCGTGACGGTGATATTGAAGCCGATCGAGGCGTAGGCGAAGTAGTGATCTGTCCCGTCCGTGCCAAGCATCTGGGTGCTGCTGTTGGCCCAGAAGAGCCTGGGAGGCTGGGTGGTGGTGTCGCAGGTGAGCTCGAAACCCTGCCGGAAGCAGCCGGGCTCGGTCCCGAACGGGTAGAGGAACTCGGCGTCGCCGCAGCGGGTGGGGCAGTGAGCCAGGGAGTCAGCTGAAGGGACAGACAAGATCCCTCTCCCTCCGCCTCCGGgggcgccgccggcgccggcgaatCCAGAATCCCGCCCGGACGCTCGCGGCACGCTGCTTCCCAATAAGCACGTTAGCAGGAGCTGCGTGCCGATGAGTATTGCCGTGACGACCGAGCTCATCCTTGCGTCGTCGCTGTGTTTCTTGCTGTTTAGAGTTCGATGCTAGCTAGTGTGCATGTAGCAGACCAAATGCACGCCCCGTTGATCAAACGTTACCTGAAGGCTGAAGTGGTCATATGGTTGCTACGGCCGTTCCCGGGGCGACGACGACGACTGACGAGTAGTCGTCCCACTTGCCGCTTTAATTTGTTGTTTAAGTTAGCGATCGTGACACTAACGTGCAGAGCCAGCTTTTTGAAGCTTTTTGAATTGCCATATGACTCTGGTCGCCGGTAAAAAAAAAAGGTGCTCAGTTTTTTGAAGCTTACCGGTATAGGTCAATGTCTGCAATGCTATTGCGGTCAATAATAATCTAAGGCTCTAAGCTAGACTTCATGAGTTGAATAGCAAGTGTGGATGTAGACTCCCGTGCATCCATGACTCTTGACTCAAGAGGGAAGAAGGTGAATTGGGTCACTGAAAACGCATTAAGGTTCTGTTTCACATGGCTTCACCAACAGTTTCACGAGCTGTTGTGAGCTATTTTGTGTCAAAcactctttttcaaaacagcTTCATGGGTGAAGCTTCTTTTTTACGCTCTAACAAAGCAACGGAGAGAGGTGAAACTGAAAAAAGTAGCTTTCATAGCTCTCCTCCTCATTTCCCTCTCTTAGACATGCATAAAGCTGTTGGTAAAACTGTTTTGCCAAACAGTTTTTCCAAAACAGCTCAGCTTCACCGAGAAAATTGCTCGTGAAGCTGTTTTCCAACTTCAATAATAAAGTTGAGCTGTGCTAAAAAAAACGGGGCCTATGCTAGAGGGAAACAAGAGGGCAGCAACTTGACCTATACGGCTATACCTGTTGGTGGATACGTTTTACTCGTTTTCAAACCCTTACATGTTTTATTCGGATAGAATATGGATAATTTTCTATCTAATAGAAATGGGTAGGGTAGGGTATGGACAAATGGCGGACCCAAGGCCCGACAACCAGTAGCGGAGCatggagaggaaacaagaggGGCTAAGAAAATTTGAATGACAATTATACTAGCTAGCCGCAATATATTACTGGCTCTCCTATCATTTCTTTTATTCTTCATACAGCCTAGGTTTCCTACTTTTGATTTGTAGCTTTATAGAATAgctttttttaccaaggttcaaaAAGGCGCTAGGTGGTATCTAGGCGGTGACCCACCGCCTAGAACCTAAGTGAGCCTAGGCGTTTTAAGGCGTTTTTCTAGGTGCTTTAATttttatatacatacatatatattacCTTAAATTACACTGAGTAAAAGAAGGAATAAGAGACCTATAAACCTAAAGTTGGAAGAAAGGCCATCAAATAAGCCTAGTCCACCTTATCCATCCACCATCCTCCTCTTAGCCGCACGAACCAGAGTCCTTATTCTGCTTTCTCCGCCCCCCTTCCCTGCTCTGTCCTCCCTGCTTTCGTCCCCGGCGACGCTGGCCTCCTCCCTCCTTTTCTGGTGACGCGCGCTTCCTCCCTCCTTCTCCGACGCCACCCACTCCTCTTGGCTGCACCTACCGTCTTCGCGGCGGCGCGGTCGCCGAACGTCGACACCTGCCCTCGCTCACAACTGCGCCCACAGCTCGCCTTCCTCCTAGCTGTGCCCTAGCCTCTACTCATCCCCTGCTACCTCTCTTGTCCATGTCGGCGGCCCGCCCTCGTCCCGGCCGCTCCTATCCTCCACCTACCCCTTAGGCGAGGCGGCACCCCTCTGCCTGGAGCATAAGCATGCCTAGGCGAGCGCCTAGTAGCGCCTTTTTGAACACTGCTTTTACATAGCAACATGATGAGAAAAGTACTACATGCAGTGACAAATAGGGAAGGAAGGGGGCAAGAGCCCAGGTTCGCCTCCAAGAGGCTCCGCCATGGCCCGCGACCCTAGGCACCCGCCCAGGCTCCGTCGTCGGCACATGCTTAGCCCTTCATCACAGCACCCTTAGTCGGAAGCTTCAAAATCACATGACCTAATCAATGTATTAAGTCTCGCCCGGGCTTCATTTTAGTTATGGGTCCGCTACTAACATGGAGAGTAAATTATCTATGGGTAAGTCTTTAGCTCAATTAATTATCTATTAATAGAAACGGGTGATTAGATAATACAAATCATTTTAGTTTCATGTTTCTaatgtgggacccacatgttgATCATACTTTATTGTCTGAACGTAGGACTTTTAGTTTTAGGGTCTATCTTTTGACGTGGGTCGACATATATATCTAACCAAACTAATCTGCACGATCCTGTAGAGGTGCGAATCCCTccagtttcataaaaaaaaactaTTCACGAAATAGACACCCGTTATAACGAGTTACCTCCAATTAACCCGTTTGGATTGTGGTATTTCTAAAGGAAAAATATGATAATAAAGATTCCTCTATTTTATATTGTTGTATTGTATGCGTTGTTCATGGTGTTTGCAACGTAGGACTAAACTTATCCTTCCCTCCAGAAAGTTTCCCTCGCCTATGCATTTTGGAGAAAAAACATCCAGACCTAAGCTAAAGGAAAATTTCCAGTGATGTGACACATTGCTGTCTCACTTGTGTGAGGTAGTCAACTACCCAAGCTAATCTCATGCTACCAAGTTTACCGAAAAAGTGACATCACTAGTCAAAACAAAAATGAGATTCTTCTATTATCTCATTCCTGCATTCCAAACGCTTCCTATAAAATTCCGTCTTTTTTATTCCTCTTTTACCATATCATTTTTTTCCTATTTCTGTAttttctctccccctatgtttTCTATTCCTCCGTCCCAAACAGCCTCTTAAATTGTGAGCGCAGGATGCTTGGGCCCAGTGTTTTGACGTGGGGTTCAGGGTCCTTATTTTAGTCATCTCTAACTAATTTCAGTTATTTTTATGAAAAATTTAAGGTGTAAATGTGATGTTTAAAATTTTAACACAGAGCTAACTACGGTTGACGGTGGATCACTGACCTGAGTTAATCCTTTCCCCTTGTATTCAACTTTTGTGTTCTTTCggggtttttttttaaataataataCAGTACCGGTGTGATATTTATGTATCACCGTTTTTTGACCTGTTCGTCCAAAATGACTAGGGTGAGAGGATGCCTCTCTGATGAACTACCTTTTCACTTTGGTGGCAAGAGGATATGCCTCTACGTGCAGCGTATGACAGCAGTCGTATACCGATTAGAGTGCAAAACTTCAAGTTGGCACATCACAGAAGATCGATTGCATAACCCCACGGATTAGATGAGAGCGCGAAAAGTAGATTGCATGATTCGTCAAAGGTTCAGATCGATTTGCATAATAAATTAAACAAGGTTATGTTGTTTTGAGACCGACTAGACCCATCCAAAGCTGATTGGCAACAATTGAGCCCCAAATTTTGCCCCGTGCTGGGCCAAAAGGAAACGGAAAGCCCGGTACAAACAATGGGCCATTGCCAGAGCCAACTAAATTTGTTTTTGCTTCGGTTGGGGTGCGCCAGGCCCAGCCTTCAGTGCAACGGCTGGACGACGCTCGAGGGCCCCAGTGGCAAGCCACCGTAATGGACCCTCCCCCACAAAAAATAAATTTAATATCGAAGTGGGCTTATGGCCCACATATCAGATATTAAACTGATAAGAacagatactacacttgatcttagCCAAAAGGCCGAGAAAGGTATGAGTTCATATGGTGGCCTGCCCCTTCTTTTATAGCTCCGTCCCTCCATGCTTCGTCCTGGCTAGGAGATGTGGTACTAAACGCTTGCCTCTGCAACAAACGCAACCGGCTGCGGGCGGGCGCGGGCAACCTGAGCGAAGAAAGCGAAGCTAGGCCGTGTTCTAGTACTGGGCTTCCCGTCGCGTGCGTCCGGCCCATTGGGAGCCTGTTAACTTGTATAGTACAGAAGAGTCACAGTCACAGACACCGGGCGGGAGGCGCATCCACTCGCCACCGCACGCGGCCGGCCGGCGGGGAGGCTGCTTCCGGAATCCGGAGCTCTCCCAAGCGCCCGCGGAGGAGGACCGGTTTCACTCTCCTCCTAGTGCTTCTGTTCCTCTCGCCGCTCACGTCAGCTGGTAGCCTGGTACGAACAGTCGCTGCGCCCGTGAGTCCTCGAGATATCAGCGGAGGGAAGTGTTTTTCTTTTCCCCAAGATTTGGCGTGTGGTACTAGATATTCTCGTTGCCTTTGAATGGATCCTTGGTGGCCGTCGTGTACTCGTGTATTTGGTCGCTCCAATTGTGTTTGCTGTGTAGATTTAGGGGGTATTTTTCTACCGGAAAATTTTAGTGCATGTCCCAtcggatatttggacacatgcatgaagtattaaatataaacaaaaaaaaataactaattgcacagattgtggctaatttacgagacgaattttttaagcctaattagtccatgatttgacaatgttgtgctacagtaatatATGTGCTAAtagtggattaattaggcttaataaattcgtctcgtaaattagtctccatctgtgtaattagttttataattaactcatatttagttctcctaaatagcatccgaacgtccgatgtgatatagactaaaatttagtccaggaaaccaaacacccccttagttagTCTTGGTCTCTTGGAGGTAGAAGTTTAAACTATTATCAAAGGAGGGAAGGCAGTCGCGCTTTTGCGAAGTTTCATAAATCATAGTAACGCGCAGGGACGGTTTTGGAAAGGAGCTGTTAGATGAGCTATGACCATATCCGGTGGAAGCTGTTTACTGTTACAAGCTTTGTTATAGTATACTGTATCACTGCTAATGTActatcctcttaatgaaatacgggtGAATGGACATATGTGAACAACAATTGACTTATGTGGCATAACTTATTGGCTCTCGGCCTGATTACATATCGGCTCCCCATTTGTCGATTAATCCAATACCGGCTTCATAAGAGCCGGCAATGTGTTATTTTTGCAAATTTCTGTAACTAGCACCTATATTTGCACTATCATCTATTTAAGACGATATTATTTTAAAAGAATCGTAAGAATGTATTAATTTGTGAGAACTGCTCGAGTGCTCAATACGTAAATACGTGATCCACATGTGGGTGTCGCCTAGACCTCCTGTTCTATGTGCATCATTCGCGATATGGTCTTCAAAGCTGACCCGGGGTCATTCTTATCTATAGATCTGAAAACGCAGGTAGAGACCCTCTAATTAAGAGACATAATCGAGACAAGTTGGCATTTTTACTATTGGAAGAATAGAAATGCTACACACAGTTTCGTAAGGGAAGCCTAAACTTGGTGCGTTCAATTTACACGCCATTGGGTGCCCCCATGTATCACAGTAAAGCCATTACAAAAGGATTATAGCATAGAGATAAACAACGAATAAGGTGGCAAAACGACCAAAACGAAAATGATCGTTAAAAACAAGTCACTTCTACAAACTGGGAGACTAGTGAAGTCGTCATGCTAGCATAACATGTTACTTCTCAAGTCGAGCTAAGGTACCTAAAATAACCTCACGCAGCGGCTTCAACCTTCTGGGACTTGTTAGAATTCTTCTCTGATTCGGGGTTTCTATCTCGCTTCCTGTTGAAATGTTTTCCTCCTCTCTGGTTCTTTAAAGCCCTAGAAAATCAAGAAAAAGTATAATTAAGCCATGTTATATTCCACAGAAAGGTTAAGACAACTCTTGTTGAAGATGGTGTACGGCCCTATATAAGAGCAGAAACCCAAGGGCTTTCACTTGAAAGTGGCGCCCCTAGTTTTACATGAACATACCTGTAATTTTAACAAACAAAACTGTAATTTCAAGGAAGTTGAGCCTCAGCTGGCTGAGGCCTGAAGGTGTAGATGTACACCCAAACCAACCAGGTTTCAATTCCAAGTCCTCATAGAGGCAAATTTGGGTGCATGTTTTCTTTTTTACATAAAGCCAACTAGTTCCTCAAAGGTTTAGTTTAAGtgtccaagaaaaaaaaaactgcaacTTACATCAATTATACTGAGTAAATAAGGTGTCTGTGGTGCCAAATTCAACAGTTAGCCCAGTTAATTATATTGAGTAAACAAGGTGTCGTGGTTTAAATGTTTAATTGTGACAGTTAGCCAAGGTATCATTTATGTTAGTGTCAGCTTCCATGAGGAGAATTGCTTAAACATATCATCAAGCGCATGGAGGTTCTTTTGTGAACTTCCTGAGATAATACAGTGCAAACAAGACAGAGAGATAAAACCAAACAGAGTTGACAGAGAACACACTAATACCTTCCCTTGTAGCTTCTACTATCCTTGTACTTTCCTTGAATGCCGCGAATTGTGTTCCAATAATCTTTCTCAGCTTCACCTGCAAAAACAGATAGGTACTGCCTAAGATCTGAAAATATAATTCCTATCTGGTGCATTCAGTAACATTGATGAAAACTGATCCCACCAAGTATACCACCATAAAGTGGAATAACATCCTCTACAGCAAGGATGCTATTCAATACTGTTCATTAATAAGCTATGAGAAGAAAACCAAagccaaacaaaaagaaaaagaaaaactttATCTGCACTAGTAACTATTCCCCCCTCTGGTAAAATAAAAGTGCGTTCCTAGAATGGGTAAAGCCAAATTGATACTGTCAATAATATCTTTATAAATATCAAGACAAGCCACAAGAAAATGATTCTGAATTGTCTGAAAAAAATACTTCTATAGTATCCAAATTTTATTAGACTTACAAAAACAACTGAACAGAAACTGGTGGTCAAAATTTTGCTTTTTGAGCTCCTAAATGGCCACAAGGACACTAATTTGTTACTAGAGCAACAACTTGTAACAGAATAGATTAAATTCAAGATTCAAAAAGTCAAAGTCAATAAAGAACAGCTGCTGCTCTTACCAGTCACAGGCTCCAAAGTAACACTGTGGTCTTTAATTATCAAGCCACCTTCATCAGCAAGTACAGCGGACATGCGGGCCATTTCAGCTGCCTTAGAATCTTCAAAGCGAAGGTATCCTGAATTATCCCCGATGCTGAAGTCCACATACTTCAGGAGGaaacatatttaaagaaatataTCATTATCAACAAGTGCTGAAGGTAAATGGGATGCAGAATACATGTCATTACTTGGTATTCAAATATGAGTTTCCATTGAGTAGCATCGTGGCTGTAAATTGTGAGGTTTCCGTAAACGAAATTTCAGAACATTTGCCGGTAAATAACCAATAGATCCTAAAGAAGTTACAGCATTTTGAAAGGCAAAGGAAAGTATATGGAATATCATCAAAGAAAGTTCTAACCGGCACCAATATTTTTTTTCCTCGGATGCCCAGGAGAGATTTGGTAACTGGTGTGCCGGGGGAGGTGATTCCTCAACTGGTACCAAATAACTCAGTTCCCTGGCATGCCTTCCAGTGAAAACGTGCCTACTACCACCACCCCATCTTTCTTTTAAATATGTTCTCTCCATGCCAGAAGAGTCATAATTTTGCATCCACGCAGCCATTAAGCATGTCAGAATTTTCAAGAAAAACAGCCATCCAACTCCCTAAATGGCCTCCAGCCACTACCATGATCAGTAAAACATATCAGCAAGGGCAACAGTGAGGCAGCAGGTAGCACATCTTGTGCTAGTCATCAGGAGCTATTATCTAGCAGCTTGAGGATGACAGTCGCGGAAGAGAAAAGGAATTCAGGAAGgacaaaagagagagggaggagtttCAAGCAGCACCAAACTAGAAGACAGGACAAATACAGCAGGTATCTGTCTACGTAATTACTTGCAGAATACCCATGGGGCCATGGGGCCCATTCCAAAAGGCATAGATAGAACAGGAATGAAACAATGGCAAGTAGGGGCACTACAGTTAAGCCCGACTTACAGGGTAGAAAAATAATCTTTGTATATACTTAAAGGCAAGCTATTGGCCAGGtggctgacttcgatggcacatGGTTAAAAATGTTTTGAAAATGTATGGCATAGGAGAAAACACTTAATTAGAGGCAGAGCACATAAGTGCAAGTTATTCTGGCAAACAATAAATTTGCCCACTAAAGGTCGTATGAGTCATCTAGACACCTTTTCATTCTTAATATCatgatatgcagctctcctgcatattcgagagagagagagagaaagataagGCAAACAAAAGAATTTACCCATGTAATCCATGAACTGAAATTTGAGTCCTCAGCGACACTTGTTGAGCATAGGTGAATTTATAAAAAGTGGTATACTTCCTATCTACATGATAGGCCAGAAAAAGTGAAAAGAAACCCATACCATTTCACTTCAAGACAAAAAATGGAAGTATTACTGTTAAACCAACAAAAGCAAAATCCAGAAAGAGGCATGAATTATCATTACCCGAACAGTTCCAAATTTTTTGAATGCTTCTTTTAGATCCTCCCTTGATATTTGGTTCTTCACATTCACATCGCCAGAAATGTTTTTGGCATCCCTGCTCAATGATTCACTATCACCATGTTTATCACTTTCTACCGGGGCATCACCGATACACTTCTCAGACTCCGCAGCTTCCGCAGTGTTTAGTTCTTTCTCTTTGGTCATGTCATCTGAGGACTTCCCTTGCTTAGTACCATCGCTCTCAACGGTGGACTCTGGCCCCTGGCCTGAGAGTTTTTCCATGGAACTGGAAACCTCTAATTTCGTGGCAGAGTCATTCCCTTCATCTA encodes:
- the LOC136477662 gene encoding wall-associated receptor kinase 3-like — protein: MSSVVTAILIGTQLLLTCLLGSSVPRASGRDSGFAGAGGAPGGGGRGILSVPSADSLAHCPTRCGDAEFLYPFGTEPGCFRQGFELTCDTTTQPPRLFWANSSTQMLGTDGTDHYFAYASIGFNITVTPGTSTYNSTGSWESPAKGFVIDSDTRMYLVGCDVDVVLFDTGTNLTIGSCSSSCPGNRATMAMGMVRMEPENNCNGFGCCSIALPEYLRGFRFTLSSRDGVRAQPDAASSTAKVFLTDGNYVFNTSDLYSSWINQSVHTSLEIFATDQPSCEIASANKETFACSPGSLCQTGEWGGYFCYCNPRVSGNPYILDGCIEGYDPIPKGNCKRSCGNMSIPFPFGLEEHCCAQPKFQLSCVSNKTVVLDRGDGTRFMVTKLSVNDGYLGVTSMLNDSSSSDDQVVVVHTSNGDFDYRISSEYVRSFIEFTQEFDIKMRWAVSNLTCATALQRNGTYACVSPHSECVNVTHGTLYLGYRCECSQGFDGNPYVKSPDGCTDINECLEPNDCNGVCHNTLGGYYCTTCPHGKVFEPTKRNCVTSAKQHSLILGVTIGIGCGLGSIIFVFCAILIARKWKQGTHKRIRRAYFKKNQGLLLEQLVFDESTPNKTKIFSLEELEKATNYFDATRVLGRGGHGTVYKGILSDQNVVAIKRSKIVEQTEIDQFINEVAILSQIIHRNVVKLFGCCLETEVPLLVYEFIPSGTLYNLLHTNVDGKCLLSWDDRTRIAVESSGALAYLHSAAAIPIFHRDVKSSNILLDATFTTKVSDFGASRSVSIDETHVVTIVQGTFGYLDPEYYNTGRLTEKSDVYSFGVIIVELLTRKKPVFISDSGVKESLAHYFIEALQGGVLMEIIDQQVVEEADQGEIDDIALLAQACLRTKGVERPTMKEVEMKLQLLRTGRLRRKRHHSPGNNGEAEHLLCPSHARNSHAQLDLGNATRLPCDQETSRGYSLEKEFASSISLPR
- the LOC136477664 gene encoding la protein 1-like isoform X2, whose amino-acid sequence is MKSHLGLDADVKAETMPEEIVLAVAEVLRRSPVLRVSEDGKKIGRASELSKPDEIIEQVDSRTIAVSPLPYNVKLEDIQSFFTNYAKVNSVRLPRNIVNKKHFCGTALVEFSEEEEAKSIMDNALVFAGANLEIRPKKEFDAEQESKKEAYEKARPRKDKQDEGYPKGLIVAFKLKKTMVDSVVQQDNIDEGNDSATKLEVSSSMEKLSGQGPESTVESDGTKQGKSSDDMTKEKELNTAEAAESEKCIGDAPVESDKHGDSESLSRDAKNISGDVNVKNQISREDLKEAFKKFGTVRYVDFSIGDNSGYLRFEDSKAAEMARMSAVLADEGGLIIKDHSVTLEPVTGEAEKDYWNTIRGIQGKYKDSRSYKGRALKNQRGGKHFNRKRDRNPESEKNSNKSQKVEAAA